In Lolium rigidum isolate FL_2022 chromosome 7, APGP_CSIRO_Lrig_0.1, whole genome shotgun sequence, the DNA window AATTGTCGCAGCCCATTACTATGTCGAGTTTTGATTCTAGTACCATGTGTGTCAACTAATTAATTTGGGCCAGAGGGGTACTATTAAAAGACAAACCATTTTTTTAGCATACATCAAGTATTAAAAAACATTGGCAATGTACTAATATATTGTATCTCATCTTGTCAATTAATTCCTTTCCTTGATATATTCAGTTGAAACGTTCCAATAACGAAAGATTTCGTATTTAACTGAAAGGTGCAAGTACGTGAGAACCAATATTTTCAGcggcttcatcaacaaaaagaatTAGTTATTTTCAAATTTCATGGTACAATGAGGACTATCTATCCCACCTCCCGTCTTAACATTCAGCTGACCCAACTAATAAAACAAACCGGTCTGATAATATGAATCAACATCGATGTTAAAGAGTATAAATGCTTCTTTCTACTCACCCTCCTTCTCGCTATTATTTTCCTTTCTATAATTTTTCCTGTTGATTCATGCCTTACAGGCTCACTACTAATTCATAAGACaaggcatgatgagcaacaaaaaATAGCTGCAAGCATGAAAAGGCAAAGCACTATCAATTACCAATGAGCCAGTACAACGTCACACAAATATAGTCTTATTAATAACTATGCACGAGATGATTCATTCTCCAGAGATGAAAAAATAATAAAGATCTCACCTAGAGCTTAGGACCTTTGATGTGGCCATGATGATGCCTGGAATATCACCTTTAACAATGATTCTCCATTGTCCGGCCTGTACCAAACATCATTCCAGATTTACATAGAGCCCTGATTTATGGATTCAGATATTAGATATCTTGTCAACCCTAAGCAACAATAAAATATAGGTCAGGTTTTATACAAAAAATAACATCAGCCAGTGAAATGATTTcttcaaaaaatgaaaagaaacatTCCATAGCAGCAAAAGCTTGATTTAACTCTTTACGAAGAAATTACATCAGCCAGTCAAATGATTTCTTcaaaaaaaacgaaaagaaacaTTCCATAGCAGCAAAAGCTTGATTTAACTCTTTACGAATAAAACCCCCTACAAACTAACAGCTCAAATGGAGAGGAAATATTGCAATAAAACGAAAAGCAAAACCCCATGGAGATTGTAGCAGTGAGACCACACCATGTCCCTTTTGATAGCATTTATTTTACATAGCAGAGAGCCGAAGTATATAACAATCTAACACAGTAAACACAGGACAAAGAAGAAACATGTATTTTCAGTTGTATCAATAGACCGTGACACATAGCCAGATATATAGTTCCCCATGATGCACAAAAATAGCTCAAGAACAAATGTTTTAGGCTGCAATCATGACCAGAAACTGCATCTTTGACAGACCACAGAAAGATTTAACTTTAGGTGGAATTCTTAGGCCCAAACGCAATTTGCAATATAGTTGTGTATCATTATCAAGATGTTGAGAATGAGCACGTCACTTTTATGTAACTTTATTCCTGCCAATAATTTGCGGTATAACTGTCTATTACAGTATAGAGATTCTTCAGTGTATATGTCAAATACAAATAGGTAAAATGAAATCAAAATATAAGGTGACCTATGTTGATCCGTAAAGTATCCACGGCTCTGGAATTTCAAATCCTTATCTATGAACCACTACAAAATCTTTTTTAATGCTACCAGAACGTCCCATGCCGCTTGAAGATGGCGGCCAAACAAGCTAAGACGCTCCtattgatgctctcaccggccgcGGGTGCTATCAAGAGCTGGCGTGCACTGAGTTTGTGAGAGAGATCATGAGCAGGGGAATAAATGAAAGCCTCACCTCGTTTCCTGCCATCACACGCTGCACCAAACTCCCCAATCAGTTGATGGCCCCTCCTGGCCATCGAGCTCAATCCACCTCCAACTCGCGTCCTCCTCACCGCCAGACGATTGGGAGAAACTTCACCTTGTTTCTTCCCGTCACACACTGCACCAACCTCCCTAAAGTCTATTCTATGTCATCCCCAAAGTTAAACAAAGTCAATTACCAAACTCGAGAAGAGAAAAGATAAATGGTAAGGTGAGGTGAGGTCAACTACCTGATCTATCCGGAAGCCATCAGTTTCCATGGCAGGAGATGGAGAAGTCAATATGTAACATACATATGAAGCCACTCTGAACAGAAACTCAGTTGAAAAAATGGAAGAGATACTAACATAGTATCGTTCATATGTAAAATATTCAGCAGTTCCATAAACCATGGAAATTAAGTTCTGAACATACCATCTGAAACATGGGAGTGTCTTCACTCGCATCATCTCCTGCTTGTCCTGAGGTAAATCGGAACCTAAACCATGGAAAAAAAGCGAAACCTAAACTGAATATCATGTACACTTGCTATAGGATGTAAGAAATCACCGGGTGTAAATCATAAAAAGGTAAATCGTCTCTATTGTATCCATGTGTTTACACCAGCTCACGAAATAGTTACATTGCCGCAAAAGCCATGGGCTGAACATATGCTTGCACGTGCCATTCCTCCTCTATTTCTTCCTCAGCAGGCACGTGCTTGCAAATTTATTCCCAAAACTACAGTACTAATATGTATATGTTGTTACAGTTTGACTTGCTTCATTTATCTTAAGAATTTAAGCCATGTTTATTGAAGCAAGTACTAATATTAGAAACAAAAAATATGGGCTGCATGGTCAAAGCCTCAAAGGCGGGGACAACCTGGGTGCGTTTTGGGGATTGGACAACCAGATTGAAACACCCCTCAGGATGGTTTTGGGGATTCATTGCACAACCAAATATTTTAAACCTGTAAAAAATGTATAATCTGAAACGCCCCTCAGGATGGTTTTGGGGATTGGATGACCAGATGGAAACGCCCCTCGGGATAGTTTTGGGGATAGCAATTGGTTCACTGAAGCCACATTTTCTTGGCAAAGTTACATAGTTGAAGAAATTGATATCCAAATATTTTCAAGTGACCAATAATATATACCTTCCTAAGCCTGGATCTCTTCCATCTGAACCAAATCCAGTAAACCTGCAAAATAATCAGCAACACAAAAGGTATATAATTTTCACTGTTTGGATCAAATGCACAATTTTTGGAAGTGAACGTTCTTTTATGGATCAAATGCACAATTTTTGCATGGTAAAGTGAAATCTCAAACTTCAGTGAGAAAGGAAAGACCAAACTTCAGTGGGAAACATAACATATCAATATACAATTAATCAATCAAAAGCGCACCTTTTACAACACAAACAATAAATAAGATGGCTTAGAATTTACATTGATACATCCATACTATGTCTAGACGAAGGAAAAAAATCACCAATACAATAATACAAACAGATAGGCAAAGATAATAAATAGAAGCAAAAAAAGTAACAGGGAAAACACAAATTTCCTAGCAAACATTACCATAGACATCATAAGCTGGTGAAGGTAAATCATCATAAGCTGCTGAACCGTAGGCATCTTCAGCAATATAGCTTCtgtgtcaaaaaaaaatcagataaaCATTTTTTTCTAGAAGGTATTAGAAGCCAAATATCCTATGAATAAAAAAATAAAGGTTAATCCAAATTTATGAGTATCCCGaaggagacaagatgaacatTGTTAATATTTGGCTTAATTGCTTGCAAATGCTTCCAAAACGAAAGTTGGAGAAGGGACCATAGCACACACACCAGCAACGAATGCATTCCCTGGCTGAGTCCTCCTCAACCCAGGGGTCCTTGAATTCTCAAGATAGAGCTCTTCTATTCAGCAGCCGCTACGACACAGGGGTCAAGACAATCTCAAGATCAATCACAGCCTGCCTTCTGTCACCGCCGTTGCAGGCCTAGACCGACGCCTTGCTGCTAGACATAACATGAGCAATGGATATTATCACTATGAAATTTAAGAAGGGGGCGAAGAAAGATGCAAAACCACAAGAAAATGGCACTGGCCTAAATGATTAAGCACAAAGCTACAGATGTAGTAACCACCTTTTCTATAACAGGAGGATCACATGTAGGAGCATATGTTGATGGCATGTGTGTGAAAAAAACTTCAAATATACACGAAAAAATTGCGATTAAGGAGCTTTTCATTCCATAGCAACAGGGTTACAATCAACGGAAAGGCAATTACAGATAAAATCAGGTGCATATTCAGTCCAAATGTACTTCTCCTTTCCTTACCATAGTATGAGCACAGAGATGTGCGGCAACATTGCCTActcttcaaataaaaacaataggGAACCAAGAAAAACCCTTGCTAAGCTCCATTACATCATAGAGAATAGGTTCAATTTCCGAATGCTTAAAGTTACCATTGTTCAGCAGCTTTGAGAGCACCAGAGAATCAGTTTCAATAATTACTTTCTGAAACTTCATATCCCTCGCAAAGTCGCAAGAATCACACCATCTCGAATAGCATGAGCCTCCATAGAGAGGGCATTAGCTGCATTTGGGTAGAATTGGCCCTGGTGATCACAAGCAATGGATCCATAGGCCGCTTCCCAAGGCCCAGAACTGAAAGCCCCAAGCCCCCAACACCATTTGTTTTTGTCCAGCCAACATCAGGAGGGTGCAAGAGTAGTATTTATGTCCAGAATGACATGCTTGTACCCACTAAGTAGTTTGACCAGTAAAACTGGTTGTGAATTTGATGAGAAAATATTAACAACCACATTTAGGTTGTGAATTGAAGGAATCATAGAAAAAATAAAAGGGCAGAAGCACCTACTGGGCAGTTGGCTGCAGTGGAACTGCAACCTTCTTGTCCCTAGCCAACAGCTTCATATTTCCGTCAGCGGCAGCGGGCCAGGGGCACAACCAGATCACCTACTTGCTGATATTAGAGATGAGTGTGAATTTTATCTGCTAAAAACACATGTGAATAAGGACATGACCAATGAACCAATGACGCAAAGTAATGCAACCATAATAGAAATACTTTGAAGCAACGTTTTTCCCATTTTCAACCGTGCTAACACAGAATACTCATGTGACCCGTACCGAACAGCAAAAATTAAACTCTGACTCTGAATGAAAAATCAGAAATTTGCACTAACATAAACTATATTTATATAAATTAATGTATATACACCCAAGGCCTCCACTACGTTTTTAGCTTGAACAAAGAAACCTATCCACGGGAATATTTTTTCTAAGATACACGTAATTAGTAATTACTCCAGCATTAATGAATAGAGTAGGGATTTAGATCTAGAAATAGGTTCCATTGGCTGGGCTGCCCCATGGGGCAGCTCCTCGCCGGTCCTGTGCGCCCCAATTCCAACACTATCATCTTCACTGAAAACTCATTTTAGTGTTCAGAGCAAAAAATTATAGAGAAAGTGATGCAAACATTGTAGATTAACTGCACGGTGCTGCTTATGTGCAAGTACACAATAACTGATAGCATAATCAGCAAGTTGGTACGAAGAAGATATAATACGTGACACTACATAGTTGATGTGACATACTTCATGACATACCAAGGGGCATTAGCAGTTGCGTGCCTAAGTGAAATGTACACCAAAACAAACATAGCCACCGGCGTTGTGCCTCCCCCTCCCAGCTCCCCATAGGTCCTGATTTTTTCTCTGCTTTTGCCTCTTTAGCCTCTTCTCATCGTCTCCTACTACTCTGGCTTGTGCAAATGCTCTGATCAGTGATACAGGGCCAGCATCAAGATCGAATTCATGTCCCTATGCAACTGAAGCAAAAGAGCACTGGAATGGAGTGCAACTTGTCCTCATGTTCAAACTATTAGGTAATCAAGCAATAACTTAATCAACTATCGATGTCTCATTTAATGCTCTAATTTCTTTAACGTATACCTAGCTAGATTCAGTACAAAATTTCTGAAAGTTCTATGGTACAATTTCCAGTCATATTGAATATTTCAAAGAATTTAATGCAGTATTACTGATGGCAAAGGGATTATGAAAAATTATATACATCACAAGAAAATAGAAGAACTCCATACCCACTTCAGTTTCGCGATAACATGATTCCCTGTCAGGTTGTTGAGGGAAAGCTTCGAGTTAACCAGTACAGTAGCCTACACGAAGTAAAAATCTATTAGGAAGTGGATCACGATGTCATGTTTTACTGCAGATGGAAAGATGTGACTGCGACATATGAACATTTCATTATGTTGACTTCTTCACTATAAGTAAATTCCATTTATCAACTCTGGTATTTTTCCACACAAACTAAATACCATTGACTATGTGATTAAGTAACAATGCAAGATTTCATTCAAAAAAGTATAGTACTGCATTTAACAGGTGTATACTGGCAactcttttttgtttgtttactATGGACAAGGACGAATAAACCACATAGTTTGATCAATCAACACACTTGAGTTGACATGCTAACTGAAAACCTATTTAATCGCTAGTTCAGGATGCAATACATCACATGTGTACTGCCATACTGCTACCACCTCCTGATCCAAGAACTTTCTGACAAGTTGTTGTATACGAATAAAATGTACTGTAAAATGAATAAAACACTGGGGAAAAGAAACCATACCTAAATCTTTATGTTCTATATCTTGGAAGCATTGGTCAAAGTAAGAAACAAACAGAATATGAAGCATCTAAGATTGCAAGGAGCTAACAATCTTAATGCAAAGATTTCAAAACCTACCAAATCTAATCTAGTATGGGAAGTGTAATGGACAAAATACAAGAAACCAAGTAGGTAGCTTGCAAATGTGTTCGATACTGTTTCATAAATATTTAATGAACCCAACTTTATAAATTGGCAAATAGCAATTCGAAATTTTGAAATGCATTCAAGTAAATAGAATATTTTTTCTTGCATATTTTCCATTTCTAAGAAAAGGTCGTATGGCGTGGTCCCTATTCCCTACGCTACTGGTGTGTAGAGAACAAAGAAATAGCTTGGTAGTGTAATGAGATGAAAAACAACTTCACAACAGTTAAAGCAACTTCAAATCTATAACTCACTACTAATTGGCACCCTACAAAATTCAATAGCAGGTCATTCCCAGACTTCCCAACAGTAGGAAGAAACATGTTTGCAGTCAGACCTATGCGTATATATCCAGCCAAAAATATTGTATATACAACAAATTGGTTTATCCATAATGAAGTGCACAAAGACCTCAGGTTTCCATCCAATAACTAAGCAAATAGCACCTCTCAGTCTCAATCTCAGTCCAAATCTCACACTGAGCCTGCACTACAACCAGAGAAAACGCATTAGCCTATGTGAACAATTCATTGAATCAATTATACAAATTCAAAGCAGATCCAAAGCAGAATACATCAATCACGTCATCTCCTCCCAGCCAGGAAGAGCACACCCCCTGCGTGCCATCCTCCTTGTGCATCTTCTCCCCATCGCCAACTCCGTCGCCATAAAGAAAATTAAAGAATGCAGTAGAATAAACAGGAGCACATACTTGTTGAATAATACAAATCGACATTAACAAGTACTCACTCCggccctttttaattgactcaaatttagtacaaaattgtactaaatccgagtcaattaaaagagatcggagggagtatgcaACAATATCAGTGCCCTGCGGTATATGATCAAACTGAAATACCTAAAAAAAGGATAAAGTTCATACACCGAAATATTATCTCTAGAATACCACCTATTTTTTCCACGTGTATAAAGGTCCATCAAAGTGGTAACAAAATGCAAGAAGCCATTTAGAGAGCAGAACTTGGCACATGTTAATTCAGTGCCAAGGTCGCCATAGATAAAACGAGCTATTGCTTTGCCTGcaaaagaatttagaagtttcagCCAACAAAACATTGATAGGTGAATTTATAAGATAACGCAGAAGCTCATAGTCGATGGAAGCAAATGCTGGAGTACAAAGTTACTACTGACCAAATTAATTACTCAAGTGTGACAGGTTACTTTTAATGCGAAAGAAAACACAAGCAATGAAGGAAGCTCTGTTCAAGGAAGCATATTTGTGAGGAAAAATAACCAAAGATCATGACCTTCTCTGTTTTCCTAAGAAGGTTAACACCATATTTATGTACCAAGTATAAGGAAGGATGAAACGCTTACAGTCTGTTCAAGGAGAGATTCACTCTCACTTAAACCTCATTGCTATTCATTGTCAAACATTATAAGCAACCAAGACCTCGGTAGTGTATTTTTATTACTATATATGTACATGAAATAAAGATCCACATTAAGTATATAAGGCTTAACCTTTATGTATTGAAGAGAAACTCAGAGAAATAGAAAATCACCTCATACCACATTTGCATGCTGGTGAGCTCCAATCAAGCCAAGGTGTGTTGTTGTATCTCACAAACAAGTTGGTTGCTCGCCTCATCAGTAAGCAATGCCATCTCATGGTGTCAAAACACCTACGCCCAATCCAGGGTATGGCTTGCACTACTGCAACTGTGAAGAAAACAATCCATATGAATCGGAGGGTGTAGGTGGAAGGGCTTCCTCACCAAGTAAGAAGGTAAAATATAGTAATAACAAGACACCATATATGGACAGAGGTAAATGAAGCAGACATGATGCATTATACTGTCTAAACACTGCCATCGAACCCCCAACCGCCCACGAACCTGTCCCCAATTGGCCGGAAACAAGACCAACAACAACACCGACCACACAGATCTCTCGCAGCGACAAACATCTCGAACAGGAATACCAAAAAAAAGTGTGTGAGGAGCAGGAGATTCTGACCTTGACATCGGCATCGAGTCCCATTCTCCCATATCTGCATTTCTGCTCCCTACCTGCTTCACCAAGCACAAAAATCTAATCATATGAGGAAGAAATGATGATTAGAACGATCTAGATTGGCAGCAAACCACAAGACAAATATATAGGGATTGCCTACCTTGCCGCTGACCACCAAACCCTCCACGAATTGGAAGGAGCTCAGCTTGTGAGGCCAATGGGAAGAGGGAGATGAGACACAACCCTAGACCATGGATATGCCATTTCTGCTCTAATGGCATCACACCTTGCAACCTCATCCCCATGGACGTCACCTGCCTCCGCCCCGCCTCCTGCTTCGAGGCTCATCTGCACCGCGGAATCGGCTCATGGACGGCGGCGAGCACAGGACGCGGCGACGTTGAGGGAGGGGGGACGGCGGCGAGCACATGACGCGGCGACGTTGAGGGAGGGGATCTCTCCTGGGCCGGTGAGGTGGAGGTGCCGGCGAGTTGTCCtggccggtgaagagggaggagtcAACAAGGTCACCTGGCCGATGGGGAGGAAGAAGCTGGCACCAGCCGTGGCGGCTACGCCTCACGTCGCacgaagcggcggcggccgcgctCCCTCTGGCGGCGGTCGTACTCACGTATTCTGCTCCCGCGCCTCACGTACGAGCATccaacagccgccgccgcccttgtGATCCCTGTCGTCGCTCCGCCGAAGACGACCTCGAGAgcggaggaagaggacggggacgGGGACGAGGAGAGGAGTGGGCGTCGCCGAGAGGAGAGAAGAATCGGGGATTGGAGAAGAatcggggattggggagaagaatCGGGGAATCGGGGATTGGAGAGGAGTGGGCGTCgcccgatctagggttttcaccgcttcACGCAACACGACCGAAATGAGCGACCGAAACGAGCGCCAGCCGCTGTCTCTTGCTGCCAGTCCCGCACAAAAATGGGCCCAAGCGTCATAGACAATTTACGAACAGCGGCATGTAACAGAAAAGTTACTGCAACGGATGGCTGAGGGGAAAAGTGGGGGAAAGATTTTACTGTGTGCGGTGAAATGGACGGATCAGATTCGTTTGCCCCTTTCAGATGGCCTGGTTGGCTGGGTAGTCTttcaacatttataggagaaatttaaaaaaaatcacagtGGGAAAACCTAGTACTGTTTAGCTTCAAAAGAGTTAAAGGCACAACGGTTCTAGTGTCTCGCCAATGAATCAATTTTACTTTAAAAAATTATCAGATGATTTGCTAGTGTCACCAACTTTAAGTTAACGGTCTTAAATGATGATCCTTATTTAGCTACATTTTAGAAACTGTGTTCAACTTGATCAATTCAGAAATGGTTGTTTTTTCCATGGACTTAGGGATAGAAATCTTTGTTTATTTATCTTTGGTCAGTGCAGGCGACCAACCTAAGATTAAGCAAAAGAACCTGAACAATCGCAACCTCTTGCCGCTTCAGAGCAATCCCAACCTGTAGCACTAGCGCAGACGGTGGCATCGCAATGTTATGCATCAGAGCAATCCCAACCTCTTGCCGCACTCCAGGCTGCcgtctagcacctcctcaaccccGTACTTATACTTGAACCCCAGCTCCACAAGCTTCTTTGTATTAGCTTGCACTCTCACTCCCTCTCCCACCACCCTAATCCACACACAAAAAGTGCAAATTAACCACAAAGCATCGACACAACCAAATTAAAACATTCAGTTAAAGAACATACTCTTTGATCATCAGCTTGAGCTCCGGGTGCTTGCCAGCGTAGTGCTCCAGGATATCCTGCATGTTGGGGTACCCCACGGCGCAGAGGTATCGGCCGCCGGCGATGTCAGACGGCCGCTCCATGCAGATGACGTGCGCCTCGCATACGTCGTCGACGTGAACCAGCGGCACGGAGCCGAGGAGGGACTGCAGGAACATGAGGTTCTTGTGGTAAAGCTCAACACCGGTGAGAGGCGACAGCATGTTGTGCATGCTGGAGGAGGCGTAGGGCAGGATGGTGTCTCCCCCGACGAGGCCGCACAGCAGGACGACGACGTCGAATGGCCTTGCCGCGGAGGAGCGGCCTTCATTGTACTTGAGTAGCTCCTTGTCGGAGAGGGTCTTGGAGGATACATAAGCCTGCACACGTACAAAACAATATGGCCACAGGGATCAACCAATATTCGGCTGCTCCCTCCGCTCAATACTTGTCGCGGATTTAGGTAAAATGTAGGCTAAAACATGCCTAAATTCATCAAACCTGCAATAAGAATCTGCGACAAGTATTTAGAGCTGAAAAAGTATTAGATCATCCATTTTATCTTGGGGGCTTGTCCAAAAATGCAAGCACTCACGTCCAAGAACTCGTTGCTGTGACCGTAGGGAATACCAAGCGGGGTCCAGCAGGATTCGTTCATGAACTCTttgtagccgccgccgtcgtcccgGAGCGGCGCCGACGCCGTGACGGAGCCCGTGTGGATGACACGCCTCACCGTCGTGGACCGCTCGCACTGTTCCAGGACAGCGCGCGTCGCGTCCACGGTCGCCTCGGTCGTATCTTTGTACTGCAAAATCAAATCACGATGAAGATAAATTGGCTTGGCAAGCCGCTAGAGCCAATTAAAGAGATCAAGCTGAGGTCGCGATCGCTGAACAGTTGTGCAGGCTAAGCAAGTCGATGAGTATCAAGTACGCAGCTCCGAGAGCTAAAAGAGGGAGTTTCTTCCCAAGTTCTTCTTTTATCGCTCACCCTTTGCTCTGGCGGGCCGTAGGTTTAGCAGTATTGCGGCCCAGTACCCTTGTCAAACCCATGATGCCTAGCCCGTTGGATGGCAGTCATGGTCATGACATGCCCGGTAGAATTGCTTCTTGGATTTTCGATCGATTATTGGTACCTTTGAGCTGCCGGAGTTGTGCATCTTCGGGgtggcgacgaggaagacgaactcGCAGCCCTGGATCGCCGGTTCGAAGGTGGCGGCGTCGTAGATGTCCGCCTGGAACAGCGTCAGCCTCTCCGCCGCGCCGGGCAACCCCTTCAGCAGCGCCGCCTTCTGTTCATCCGCTGCAGCGCCCCATGACGAACAATTGCGCTTCGAAAATCAGAAGATTGAACAACGCACGGACAGAATAAATTGAGCCAATCGATCGGTCGCGAGCTGTCTACAGTAGCATGCGTGCGTGGAGAAATTTGACAGGAGAAGGCGCATACCGATGTTCCGTAACGTGGCGTGGACGGCGCAGCCTCTGTCGAGGAGCTTCCTCACGAGCCAGGAGCCGATGTAGCCGGCAGCTCCGGTGACGCACACCCTGCAGCTCATCTCTCCCCGCCGGCTCCTCAGAGGCCTCTCGGCGCCTCGCTCTCTGCTCCAGAAGCTATATATACGTGCTCTGTGAGCCACACCAAGCGAATCGATTTTCTTGGCCACGGTTTTTGCAAGGAAATGCTGGAGCCACTTATTAGCTGCACA includes these proteins:
- the LOC124670433 gene encoding putative anthocyanidin reductase, which codes for MSCRVCVTGAAGYIGSWLVRKLLDRGCAVHATLRNIADEQKAALLKGLPGAAERLTLFQADIYDAATFEPAIQGCEFVFLVATPKMHNSGSSKYKDTTEATVDATRAVLEQCERSTTVRRVIHTGSVTASAPLRDDGGGYKEFMNESCWTPLGIPYGHSNEFLDAYVSSKTLSDKELLKYNEGRSSAARPFDVVVLLCGLVGGDTILPYASSSMHNMLSPLTGVELYHKNLMFLQSLLGSVPLVHVDDVCEAHVICMERPSDIAGGRYLCAVGYPNMQDILEHYAGKHPELKLMIKEVVGEGVRVQANTKKLVELGFKYKYGVEEVLDGSLECGKRLGLL